One genomic window of Bacteroidota bacterium includes the following:
- a CDS encoding gliding motility-associated C-terminal domain-containing protein: MKKLNLPGLIIALVMVLYTSLSFAQCNCTTGCTMVIDSVYNGNLTIMPFDKVCITKNGFVNGNITVNLDGKLCNSGKIFGELTFESVSCNGCGDENRLCNEGEIYMKKITPGVHVRLSNYGVFKACGDIPGPKSFTLDNYPGACLDVKGKYSVTPGTSSSSLWDGNVTIGSFDIMGGGNTLLTIKGSVLIKGSFKSSGSTGIAMKKGSCMETKAFEQASSTPFIIDSSSTLTTTTLLIGSGGLKTGNKTCIKATAITNNGTFDIGSNSSVTASSINMATIINVGTNSSLLVSGNIVITGSGSINMSSPSLLTANNIDLQAAAKLNGPTSGSADINIGNDLTWCCGTAILGNLDMCISNDPLKKKVTVGGQIVGPNVTWCANNTFTPQPCSVTCPPHVECSWSCCLALNLTGTHVNSTCGQSNGSVTISHTGGTAPYTYQWNDGATTKDRTGLSAGSYWVTVLDKDSCMGIFPLNILEPCGPTVTATGAKICLGACASVTATPSGPGTPPYTYAWSDGKTGAGPHSFCPVATTPYTVTLTDAGGMTATDTVIVTINPLMGLTTTAVNISCNGGSNGSANVAVTGGTPGFTYAWAALGGTGATTTGNLGVGSYTVTVTDSKGCTKTATAAITEPPPVTGVPSSTPANCGTNSGTASVVGGGGTGPYTYAWAPGAGTGATISNLAAGTYTVTVRDSKNCTTTTTALVTSTGGVTATITSSTNATCITNGSAVVSTTGGTAPFDILWSPGGGTGTTAGNLTAGTYTVVVTDANNCISSTTVTITVPAGPQLTTGKVDDNCGKGIGSTTVTVTSGTAPYTYLWNPGGMTLPNATGLFANTYTVSVTDANGCTATSTAVVANLNGPTATATSANITCFGAANGTAQASSTGGAAPYTYSWQPSGSSVSSLSGLSAGTYIITVTDVAGCTSTSSVTITEPPPITISTAVTPANCNTANGSILVTPGGGVGLLTATWAPAGGPGYTASNLAAGSYTVTITDATSCTSTSTVLVGNVGAPDIAVNQTNILCKGGNNGSATISVTGGTPGYSISWTPASAGSGTSITSLIAGSYTVVVTDANSCQQNTVVVITEPPVLTAVANSVSPLCPGNGSTNVTASGGTPGYTYNWMPGGAASPTVTGLGGGVYTVTVTDVNGCTVVSTASITTPPAIVASISPVDGTCGLNNGSASVTASGGTPGYSYNWAPSGGNGPTAGGLGANTYTVTVTDSKGCTQTTTAVVGNSPPVALAASVTTNVSCAGGNDGSATAAVGGGTAPIAYTWSPIGGTGTAATGLAAGSYTVNAVDSRGCTAVSNVTISEPPPLILSVTPPNKICIGQSATLSASASGGTAAYSYIWMPGPQSGATINVNPVVTTTYTVTVIDSKGCTTSSAITVDVTPPLQVDAGINQKVCSGGSTTATAVATGGDGNYTYTWLPSNSIGATLNVTPTGSQTYTVVVSDGCGTPPVTDVVIIQGVDPVLTPGFSPDSTMGCAPLSVSFNNTTTGGTTQGCSWDFGDGTTSSDCSPIHVFTRPGFYTIKLTVTDSNGCSTSLTKTKSVKVYPLPIAGFTIDPKSTSILTPTINFADKSSLDVVKWDWSFGDVYNSSSTKKNPTHTYKDTGRYEIQLIVTTQYGCKDTAIDYVIIHGDYTFYVPNAFSPNGDGKNETFFPTGFMINPECFGMMIFDRWGNLIFETDDLNRGWDGRANGGKDIAQQDVYVWKIQTCDYMKHSWSYIGHVTLVK, translated from the coding sequence ATGAAGAAATTAAATCTGCCTGGTCTTATCATTGCTCTGGTAATGGTTTTGTATACATCATTATCATTCGCCCAGTGTAACTGTACAACCGGGTGTACAATGGTTATTGATTCTGTGTACAACGGGAACCTGACCATCATGCCGTTCGATAAGGTGTGTATTACCAAGAATGGATTTGTGAATGGGAATATTACTGTTAACCTGGACGGTAAGCTTTGTAATTCAGGGAAGATATTCGGTGAGCTCACTTTTGAATCAGTGAGCTGCAATGGCTGTGGAGATGAGAACCGTTTATGTAATGAAGGAGAGATATATATGAAGAAGATCACTCCGGGTGTCCATGTCCGGTTATCCAATTACGGGGTATTTAAGGCTTGTGGCGATATTCCCGGGCCGAAAAGTTTTACACTTGATAATTATCCCGGCGCTTGTCTTGATGTTAAAGGAAAATACAGTGTTACTCCGGGTACTTCTTCGTCAAGTCTTTGGGATGGCAATGTTACCATAGGTTCATTTGATATCATGGGAGGCGGGAATACCCTGCTTACTATCAAAGGTTCTGTGTTGATTAAAGGTTCCTTCAAAAGCAGCGGATCTACAGGTATTGCAATGAAAAAGGGAAGTTGTATGGAGACCAAAGCGTTTGAGCAGGCCAGTTCAACCCCATTTATTATTGACTCCAGCAGCACATTAACCACAACAACCCTTTTGATCGGCAGCGGGGGGCTTAAAACGGGAAATAAAACCTGTATAAAAGCGACGGCTATTACAAATAACGGAACCTTTGATATTGGTTCCAACTCTTCCGTTACGGCTTCTTCCATAAATATGGCAACAATCATCAATGTTGGAACTAATTCATCTTTATTGGTTTCAGGTAATATAGTTATTACCGGGTCGGGCTCTATTAATATGTCGAGTCCTTCGTTGCTGACCGCTAACAATATCGATCTTCAGGCTGCTGCAAAATTGAATGGTCCAACCAGTGGATCCGCTGACATTAATATTGGTAATGACCTTACCTGGTGTTGTGGAACAGCAATCCTTGGTAATCTGGATATGTGTATCAGTAATGACCCGTTAAAAAAGAAGGTTACCGTTGGAGGACAGATTGTTGGTCCGAATGTTACCTGGTGTGCTAATAATACATTCACTCCCCAGCCTTGCAGTGTAACTTGTCCTCCCCATGTTGAATGTTCATGGAGTTGTTGTTTGGCATTGAACCTGACCGGAACTCATGTAAACTCTACCTGCGGACAGTCAAATGGTTCAGTTACCATTAGCCACACGGGTGGCACAGCACCATACACATATCAATGGAATGATGGAGCAACTACTAAAGACCGGACAGGTCTTTCTGCAGGCAGTTACTGGGTAACAGTACTTGATAAGGATTCCTGTATGGGTATTTTTCCGTTAAATATTTTGGAACCTTGCGGCCCGACCGTTACGGCAACAGGGGCTAAAATTTGTTTGGGTGCTTGTGCAAGTGTTACTGCTACACCATCAGGACCCGGAACTCCGCCATATACCTATGCCTGGAGCGATGGTAAAACAGGAGCCGGGCCTCATAGCTTTTGCCCTGTGGCAACTACCCCTTATACAGTTACTCTTACAGATGCAGGTGGCATGACTGCCACCGATACGGTTATTGTAACAATAAATCCTCTGATGGGTCTTACAACTACAGCTGTAAATATATCCTGTAACGGAGGCAGCAATGGCTCGGCAAATGTAGCAGTAACTGGGGGAACTCCCGGGTTTACCTATGCATGGGCTGCTTTGGGTGGAACAGGGGCCACTACAACAGGTAATTTAGGCGTGGGGTCATATACAGTGACGGTTACTGATTCCAAAGGTTGTACAAAAACGGCAACCGCTGCAATTACGGAACCGCCGCCGGTCACGGGAGTTCCTTCTTCAACACCTGCTAATTGCGGAACGAATTCAGGGACAGCTTCGGTTGTTGGGGGGGGCGGTACAGGCCCATATACTTATGCATGGGCACCAGGTGCCGGTACCGGTGCAACGATCAGTAACCTGGCCGCCGGAACATATACTGTAACAGTTAGAGATTCCAAAAATTGTACAACAACTACAACTGCTCTTGTAACCAGTACAGGTGGTGTAACAGCCACAATTACGTCATCAACAAATGCAACCTGTATAACAAACGGAAGTGCGGTTGTTTCAACCACGGGTGGTACTGCGCCATTTGATATTCTTTGGTCACCGGGCGGTGGTACCGGAACTACTGCCGGCAATTTGACGGCCGGAACATATACCGTTGTTGTTACCGATGCGAATAATTGTATTTCCAGCACTACTGTAACTATTACAGTTCCGGCTGGTCCGCAATTAACTACCGGTAAGGTTGATGATAATTGTGGCAAAGGGATTGGGTCGACAACAGTTACCGTAACATCCGGAACCGCACCTTATACTTATTTATGGAACCCTGGAGGGATGACATTACCAAACGCGACGGGACTTTTTGCAAACACCTATACCGTTTCAGTTACCGATGCGAATGGGTGTACCGCTACCTCTACTGCGGTGGTTGCCAACCTGAATGGACCTACGGCAACAGCAACTTCCGCAAATATTACATGTTTTGGCGCGGCTAACGGTACTGCACAGGCAAGTTCTACGGGAGGAGCAGCCCCCTATACATACAGCTGGCAGCCTTCCGGAAGTTCGGTATCTTCTCTTTCCGGTCTTAGTGCCGGAACCTATATCATAACTGTTACGGATGTGGCAGGCTGTACCAGTACCTCATCCGTTACAATTACAGAACCGCCTCCAATAACTATTTCTACCGCTGTTACTCCGGCAAATTGCAATACAGCAAATGGAAGTATTTTGGTTACTCCCGGAGGAGGGGTTGGCCTTTTAACTGCAACATGGGCACCTGCGGGCGGACCAGGATATACTGCATCTAATTTAGCCGCAGGTTCATATACAGTGACCATTACTGACGCAACATCATGTACATCTACTTCTACTGTTCTTGTCGGGAATGTAGGTGCGCCTGACATTGCAGTAAATCAAACCAATATTTTATGTAAGGGGGGCAATAACGGTTCCGCAACCATCTCAGTTACCGGAGGAACCCCGGGTTATTCAATCAGCTGGACACCTGCATCTGCAGGGTCGGGCACTTCCATTACTTCACTTATTGCAGGCAGTTATACCGTTGTTGTTACAGATGCGAATTCGTGCCAACAGAATACTGTAGTAGTCATCACCGAACCGCCTGTATTGACAGCTGTTGCAAATTCTGTAAGTCCGCTTTGTCCGGGTAATGGAAGTACAAACGTTACAGCCTCAGGCGGTACCCCCGGTTATACTTATAACTGGATGCCCGGAGGAGCTGCATCGCCTACCGTAACAGGTCTGGGAGGAGGAGTTTACACGGTGACCGTAACCGATGTCAATGGATGTACAGTTGTATCAACAGCTTCGATCACCACACCGCCGGCTATTGTTGCATCGATAAGCCCGGTAGACGGAACCTGCGGGCTGAATAACGGATCAGCAAGTGTTACAGCCTCAGGCGGCACTCCCGGATATTCATATAACTGGGCACCGTCCGGAGGAAATGGCCCGACCGCGGGAGGTCTTGGAGCCAATACCTATACGGTAACCGTAACCGATTCAAAAGGATGTACTCAAACGACAACTGCTGTAGTTGGTAATAGTCCTCCTGTAGCATTGGCCGCATCGGTGACCACCAATGTGAGTTGTGCCGGAGGTAATGATGGCTCTGCAACTGCAGCTGTCGGAGGGGGAACGGCTCCAATAGCGTATACATGGTCGCCAATAGGCGGAACAGGTACAGCAGCCACAGGACTAGCTGCGGGCAGCTATACTGTTAACGCAGTAGATTCAAGGGGGTGTACAGCGGTATCGAATGTAACCATAAGCGAGCCTCCGCCACTTATACTGTCGGTCACACCACCAAACAAAATATGTATTGGACAGAGCGCAACATTAAGCGCGTCAGCAAGCGGCGGAACAGCAGCTTATTCTTATATATGGATGCCCGGTCCCCAGTCGGGAGCAACCATCAATGTTAATCCTGTTGTAACAACCACCTATACAGTTACAGTAATTGATTCTAAAGGATGTACAACATCTTCAGCAATAACTGTAGATGTTACTCCGCCCCTCCAGGTGGATGCCGGAATAAATCAGAAGGTATGTTCAGGAGGCTCAACTACTGCAACTGCGGTTGCAACCGGGGGAGATGGTAATTACACCTATACATGGCTTCCTTCAAATTCGATAGGAGCAACGTTAAATGTAACACCCACCGGCAGCCAGACTTATACGGTAGTTGTTTCGGATGGTTGCGGAACCCCGCCGGTAACGGATGTTGTTATCATACAGGGAGTAGATCCTGTGCTCACACCTGGTTTCTCTCCCGACAGTACAATGGGATGCGCGCCTTTATCCGTATCATTTAACAATACAACTACCGGCGGCACAACACAAGGCTGCAGCTGGGATTTTGGTGATGGAACTACATCGTCGGATTGCTCTCCAATCCATGTATTCACCAGGCCCGGTTTCTATACTATTAAACTAACTGTTACAGACAGTAATGGCTGTTCTACTTCACTGACCAAGACAAAATCGGTTAAGGTATATCCGTTACCAATCGCTGGTTTCACTATCGATCCTAAGTCAACATCGATACTTACTCCAACGATTAACTTTGCCGATAAAAGTTCATTGGATGTGGTGAAGTGGGATTGGAGCTTTGGCGATGTTTATAATTCTTCATCCACAAAAAAGAACCCGACACATACGTATAAGGATACAGGCAGGTATGAAATCCAGTTGATTGTAACCACCCAGTATGGATGTAAAGATACCGCGATCGATTATGTGATCATACATGGTGATTACACTTTCTATGTGCCCAATGCATTTAGTCCGAATGGAGATGGTAAGAATGAGACCTTCTTCCCGACCGGTTTTATGATCAACCCTGAATGTTTCGGGATGATGATATTCGACCGTTGGGGTAACCTGATATTCGAAACAGATGACCTTAATAGAGGTTGGGATGGAAGAGCGAATGGCGGGAAGGACATTGCTCAGCAGGATGTGTATGTATGGAAAATACAGACCTGTGATTACATGAAACATTCATGGAGTTATATTGGTCATGTAACCTTGGTAAAATAA
- a CDS encoding PD40 domain-containing protein, producing the protein MLIKRTSILGISLFLLAGLPTMSAQKTAIDNASDKVRQFNAHQAYYRGDYRAALAIYKDIFSGRPSEAELAFWVGECYFSLMDYTNALEYFDKAKQINPTAHPNLGVELGKTYQLLEETDKAIAEFEQYKKVTTNPKVLKESDVDHYLAQCNMAKELTAKPINVTIENLGNIVNSEFDDKRPSITADGKKMIFTSRRPRDKDSPIDKEGDGKYFEDIYIALWDSAKRMWGDPDLIAGAINTEFHDAACSISPDGKQIFVYKNDAVEARGGDIWVSRLSSSGRWSSPKTIGHPINTTYWEDGACLSPDGNTIYYISERKDKGALGKGDIYMSTRLTKGGAWGEPVNLGPDINTEHDEGGVYIAADGKTLFFCSEGHTSMGSYDIFKTVNENGKWTKPVNLGYPINTMGAEKSFILATDGKSAYIASERKGGLGDRDIYKVDLSNYRILEKDPNRPLSAAPGFSILKGTVISNEGASALAAEVNIYDEAGQKVGTTSSNAEEGGDYFITLPGDKKYTVKIELKNFKPLEETFMLPASKDGSTNTHVKHFLMYKQ; encoded by the coding sequence ATGCTGATCAAAAGAACTTCAATTCTTGGGATTTCACTCTTCCTTTTAGCCGGCCTTCCGACAATGAGTGCGCAAAAAACGGCCATTGATAATGCCAGTGATAAAGTGCGTCAATTTAATGCGCACCAGGCTTATTATCGCGGCGATTACAGGGCGGCTCTCGCTATTTATAAAGATATTTTCAGTGGTCGCCCGAGTGAGGCGGAGCTGGCTTTTTGGGTAGGTGAATGTTATTTTAGTTTGATGGATTATACAAACGCCCTTGAATATTTTGATAAGGCTAAACAGATCAATCCAACTGCGCACCCTAACCTGGGTGTTGAACTGGGCAAAACATATCAGTTGCTGGAAGAAACAGATAAAGCTATTGCTGAGTTCGAGCAATATAAAAAAGTAACTACCAATCCTAAAGTACTTAAGGAAAGTGATGTTGACCATTATCTTGCGCAATGTAATATGGCTAAAGAACTGACAGCCAAACCCATAAATGTAACTATCGAAAACCTCGGCAATATTGTTAATTCCGAGTTTGATGATAAACGTCCTTCAATAACCGCCGATGGTAAGAAGATGATCTTTACCTCACGAAGGCCGCGTGATAAGGACAGTCCTATTGACAAGGAGGGTGATGGGAAATATTTTGAGGATATTTATATTGCTCTTTGGGATTCTGCAAAGAGAATGTGGGGCGATCCGGATCTTATCGCCGGAGCTATAAATACGGAGTTTCATGATGCGGCTTGCAGCATTTCTCCGGATGGGAAGCAGATATTTGTTTATAAAAATGACGCGGTTGAAGCACGTGGCGGCGATATATGGGTGTCGCGCCTGAGTTCATCGGGCAGGTGGAGCTCCCCTAAAACAATCGGTCATCCCATAAACACTACCTATTGGGAAGATGGCGCCTGCCTCTCACCTGATGGTAATACGATTTATTATATCAGCGAGCGAAAGGATAAAGGTGCTTTGGGGAAAGGTGATATTTATATGAGTACCCGGTTAACGAAAGGAGGAGCCTGGGGTGAACCGGTTAATTTAGGGCCGGACATTAATACTGAACATGATGAAGGAGGCGTATACATTGCCGCAGATGGTAAAACATTGTTTTTCTGTTCTGAGGGCCATACCTCAATGGGTTCATATGATATTTTTAAAACTGTTAATGAAAATGGTAAGTGGACAAAGCCGGTTAACTTGGGCTACCCGATAAATACAATGGGTGCCGAAAAAAGTTTTATTCTTGCTACCGATGGAAAAAGCGCATACATAGCAAGTGAGCGAAAAGGAGGATTGGGCGATCGCGATATTTATAAAGTTGATCTTTCTAATTACCGCATTCTGGAAAAGGATCCAAACAGACCTTTATCGGCTGCACCCGGTTTTTCTATTTTAAAAGGCACTGTGATCAGTAACGAAGGTGCTTCTGCTCTTGCTGCTGAAGTAAATATTTATGATGAGGCCGGCCAGAAAGTAGGCACAACAAGTTCAAATGCCGAGGAAGGAGGCGATTATTTCATTACACTTCCCGGAGATAAAAAATATACTGTTAAAATTGAGTTGAAAAATTTTAAACCCCTTGAAGAAACCTTTATGCTCCCGGCTTCAAAAGATGGAAGCACAAATACACATGTTAAGCATTTTTTGATGTATAAGCAGTAG